From the genome of Hymenobacter cellulosilyticus, one region includes:
- a CDS encoding UDP-N-acetylmuramoyl-tripeptide--D-alanyl-D-alanine ligase, with protein sequence MEDSTALYARFTQCAAVSTDSRQDQTNTLFFALNGPSFRGRDFAPQALAKGARYAVVDDEELAATDPERYTFAPDPLLALQQLAHHHRRQLSIPVIGITGSNGKTTTKELLHAVLSRRYAVQYTRGNLNNHIGVPLTLLSINKQHELAIVEMGANHQGEIDLLSRLAEPTHGLITNIGKAHLEGFGGEEGIAKGKSELFRFLAATGGTAFVNTADAKLPGLATSVNEQVSYPNPTDSYPAELLTAAPNVVLRLYDGTVVEAQITGGYNFLNLAAAAAVGAHFQVPTADIAAALAGYAPTNNRSQLVRTSRNEVVLDAYNANPSSMAAALTSFAARPATGEKVVILGDMFELGEASVAEHRALGELLATLPFATVLLCGLDMQHAALQSEFHHFLTKAEAAAWLTEHPLSDKQILIKGSRGMGLETLLPLV encoded by the coding sequence AACGGTCCCTCGTTTCGGGGGCGCGACTTTGCCCCTCAGGCCCTGGCCAAAGGCGCCCGCTACGCCGTGGTCGACGACGAGGAGCTGGCCGCTACTGACCCGGAGCGCTACACCTTCGCCCCCGACCCGCTGCTGGCCTTGCAGCAGCTGGCCCACCACCACCGCCGCCAGCTGTCCATCCCGGTAATCGGCATCACCGGCTCCAACGGCAAAACCACGACCAAGGAGCTGCTCCACGCCGTGCTCAGCCGTCGCTACGCCGTGCAGTACACCCGCGGCAACCTCAACAACCACATCGGCGTGCCCCTCACCCTGCTCAGCATCAATAAGCAGCACGAGCTGGCCATTGTGGAAATGGGCGCCAACCACCAGGGCGAAATCGACTTGCTTAGCCGCCTAGCCGAGCCCACCCACGGGCTGATTACCAACATCGGCAAGGCCCACCTCGAAGGCTTCGGGGGTGAAGAAGGCATTGCCAAGGGTAAAAGTGAGCTGTTCCGCTTTCTGGCCGCTACCGGCGGCACGGCTTTCGTAAATACTGCCGACGCCAAGCTGCCCGGCCTAGCCACCAGCGTGAACGAGCAAGTCAGCTACCCCAACCCGACCGACTCCTACCCGGCCGAGCTGCTGACGGCGGCGCCCAACGTGGTACTGCGCCTGTATGACGGCACCGTGGTAGAAGCCCAGATTACGGGCGGCTACAACTTCCTGAACCTGGCTGCCGCCGCCGCCGTGGGGGCCCATTTTCAGGTGCCCACGGCCGACATTGCCGCCGCCCTGGCCGGCTACGCGCCCACCAACAACCGCTCCCAGCTGGTACGCACCAGCCGCAACGAAGTGGTGCTGGACGCCTACAATGCCAACCCCTCGTCGATGGCCGCGGCCCTGACCAGCTTTGCCGCCCGGCCCGCTACCGGCGAGAAGGTGGTCATTCTGGGCGACATGTTTGAGCTGGGCGAAGCCAGCGTGGCTGAGCACCGCGCCCTGGGCGAGCTGCTGGCCACGCTGCCGTTTGCTACCGTGCTGCTCTGCGGCCTCGACATGCAGCACGCGGCCCTGCAGTCCGAGTTTCACCACTTTCTCACCAAAGCCGAAGCCGCCGCCTGGCTTACCGAACACCCGCTTAGTGACAAGCAAATCCTGATTAAAGGCTCCCGCGGCATGGGCCTCGAAACCCTGCTACCGCTGGTATAG
- a CDS encoding zinc-binding dehydrogenase: MFAIQLAKQRGARVTAVTGPAGRQRATQMGADSVVDYTQQHISQLPQRFDAIIDLSDKLVFKAAKALLKPRATFVSMLPSPLGLVGSFFHNLFSAKKRRILILKPTAAGLNTLARLTQNGLQIPVEKVYDLANVRQAYQETSQGKVKGKAVVVVD, encoded by the coding sequence TTGTTTGCCATTCAGCTGGCCAAGCAGCGCGGTGCCCGCGTAACGGCCGTAACGGGCCCAGCGGGGAGGCAACGCGCCACCCAAATGGGCGCCGATTCGGTAGTAGACTACACCCAGCAGCACATCAGCCAGCTGCCGCAGCGGTTTGACGCCATCATCGACCTATCCGACAAGCTGGTCTTTAAGGCGGCCAAGGCGTTATTGAAGCCCCGGGCCACGTTTGTCAGCATGCTGCCCTCGCCGCTGGGGCTGGTCGGGTCTTTTTTTCATAACCTGTTCTCGGCCAAAAAGCGCAGGATTCTCATCTTAAAGCCCACAGCAGCCGGCCTCAATACCCTGGCCCGCCTAACCCAGAATGGGCTGCAAATTCCCGTGGAAAAGGTGTATGACCTGGCGAACGTCCGGCAAGCCTACCAGGAAACCAGCCAGGGCAAAGTGAAAGGAAAAGCCGTGGTAGTGGTCGATTAA
- a CDS encoding alcohol dehydrogenase catalytic domain-containing protein translates to MRKVLYDRFGDEQVLAVREQPTPTIVANQLLIQVKAASLNPLDWKIYRGEMKLLSGSKFPKSVGIDFAGIVSQVGASVTRYQPGDAVFGFLDVFKGGALAEYVVATEADIAPSRPTFPLTRQRPCRLLAWPPCRLSTSWRPSPRARRCSSTEPVAAWVCLPFSWPSSAVPA, encoded by the coding sequence ATGCGTAAAGTACTATACGACCGGTTCGGCGACGAGCAGGTGCTGGCGGTGCGCGAGCAGCCCACCCCCACGATTGTAGCTAATCAACTGCTGATTCAAGTGAAAGCCGCTTCCCTTAACCCGCTGGACTGGAAGATTTACCGCGGCGAGATGAAGCTCCTGTCGGGCTCCAAATTTCCGAAGAGCGTCGGTATCGACTTTGCGGGCATTGTGTCTCAGGTGGGGGCCAGCGTTACGCGCTACCAGCCGGGTGACGCCGTATTCGGCTTTCTGGATGTGTTCAAGGGCGGCGCCCTAGCCGAGTATGTAGTAGCTACGGAGGCAGATATTGCCCCAAGCCGGCCAACATTTCCTTTGACCAGGCAGCGGCCCTGCCGGTTACTGGCCTGGCCGCCCTGCAGATTGTCGACCAGCTGGCGGCCATCGCCAAGGGCCAGGAGGTGCTCATCAACGGAGCCAGTGGCGGCGTGGGTTTGTTTGCCATTCAGCTGGCCAAGCAGCGCGGTGCCCGCGTAA
- a CDS encoding cupin domain-containing protein, producing the protein MINNMDTPKQAPVILGPQQGQTLAVMGSNYRILASGQDTAGAYATIDMLVPPGGGPGPHAHADIEETFFVVEGEVEVKSEYGTTVAAAGSFIRIPKGGVVHGFKNRSAHPARLLCTVVPAGLEEFFQQIGQPVAPGEFLPPPPLDPAAIQRIQALAQQYGQQVFPPSYLG; encoded by the coding sequence TTGATAAACAACATGGACACGCCCAAACAAGCCCCTGTCATTCTGGGACCCCAACAAGGCCAAACCCTAGCCGTGATGGGTAGCAACTACCGCATCCTGGCCAGCGGCCAGGACACGGCTGGCGCCTACGCCACCATCGACATGCTGGTGCCGCCCGGCGGCGGCCCTGGCCCCCACGCCCACGCCGACATCGAGGAAACCTTCTTCGTGGTAGAAGGCGAAGTGGAAGTCAAATCCGAGTACGGCACCACCGTGGCCGCCGCCGGCTCGTTTATCCGCATTCCCAAGGGTGGCGTCGTGCACGGCTTCAAAAACAGGAGTGCGCACCCGGCCCGGCTGCTGTGCACGGTGGTACCGGCGGGCCTGGAGGAGTTCTTCCAGCAAATCGGCCAGCCCGTAGCGCCCGGCGAGTTTTTGCCCCCGCCCCCGCTCGACCCAGCAGCCATTCAGCGCATTCAGGCACTGGCCCAGCAGTATGGCCAGCAGGTGTTTCCGCCCAGCTACCTCGGCTAG
- a CDS encoding helix-turn-helix transcriptional regulator: protein MTFSFFATPDFDFLTQFAQYLQVPVQDSQVTLPEHLGQGYVRKLQFGVDFRLTIHHYELREDLVVRRQTAGGSSDQITLFFYSNEQPLDIAFTDHPQVRFSQRDESAIQLTSNDLSSTIRFPAHHAVRYLVVALKTPRLKALLAGNEPHPLLSTLTADDGSFLFFESMSAEVKLLLKHITEANQHDGLNHFYTQVKVQELLYLVFRQLLLRDAAPHQPINSADAERLLQVRNQLLTDLGTPPVLRELAQQAAMSETKLKQLFKQTFGSSVYTYYQQARMKEAAFLLKQGQHSVAEVGYELGFSNLSHFSRLFEKHYGLNPKRYAQS, encoded by the coding sequence ATGACGTTCAGCTTTTTTGCGACGCCCGATTTCGACTTTCTCACCCAGTTTGCGCAGTATCTGCAGGTGCCCGTGCAAGATAGCCAGGTGACTTTACCCGAGCACCTGGGCCAGGGCTACGTCCGCAAGCTGCAGTTTGGAGTCGATTTTAGGCTCACCATACACCACTATGAATTGCGCGAAGACCTAGTCGTCAGGCGACAGACAGCCGGTGGGAGCAGTGACCAGATTACCCTCTTCTTCTACAGCAACGAGCAGCCGCTGGACATTGCCTTCACTGACCACCCGCAGGTGCGGTTTTCTCAACGTGACGAGTCGGCCATCCAGCTTACGTCCAACGACCTGAGCTCGACCATCCGCTTTCCCGCGCACCATGCCGTGCGGTACTTGGTAGTAGCCCTCAAAACGCCCCGCCTGAAGGCGCTGCTGGCCGGCAATGAGCCCCATCCCCTGCTAAGCACCCTAACGGCCGATGACGGTTCCTTTCTGTTTTTTGAAAGCATGTCGGCCGAAGTCAAGCTGTTGCTCAAGCACATCACGGAGGCAAACCAGCACGATGGCCTGAATCATTTCTACACCCAGGTAAAGGTGCAGGAGTTGCTCTACCTGGTGTTTCGCCAGCTGTTGCTGCGCGACGCGGCTCCGCACCAGCCCATTAACAGCGCCGACGCCGAGCGGCTGCTGCAGGTGCGCAACCAGTTGCTCACCGACCTGGGCACACCGCCCGTGCTGCGCGAGTTGGCTCAGCAGGCGGCCATGAGCGAAACCAAGCTCAAGCAGCTCTTCAAGCAGACCTTCGGCAGTTCGGTGTATACCTACTACCAGCAGGCCCGCATGAAGGAAGCGGCTTTCCTGCTCAAGCAGGGCCAGCACTCGGTGGCTGAGGTGGGCTACGAGCTAGGCTTCTCCAACCTGAGTCACTTCAGCCGACTATTTGAGAAGCATTACGGCCTCAACCCCAAGCGCTACGCCCAGTCGTAG
- a CDS encoding rhodanese-like domain-containing protein: MEAQVQHYQHKLAYELDSADLYDAVNSGEPIVIIDARKKEAYDAEHIPGAVSFGHRLMNEESTRGLDKSKLYVTYCDGIGCNGSTKGALKLSQLGFQVKELMGGLDWWKRDGYATEGTSVERPLSVAGEITCTC, encoded by the coding sequence ATGGAAGCACAAGTGCAACACTACCAGCACAAGCTGGCTTACGAACTGGACTCGGCCGATTTGTACGATGCCGTGAACAGCGGTGAACCAATTGTCATCATCGACGCCCGCAAAAAAGAAGCCTATGACGCAGAGCACATTCCCGGCGCCGTAAGCTTCGGGCATCGGCTGATGAACGAGGAGTCTACCCGGGGGCTGGACAAAAGCAAGCTGTACGTGACGTACTGCGACGGTATTGGCTGCAACGGCTCCACGAAGGGCGCGTTGAAGCTCAGTCAGTTGGGTTTTCAAGTAAAGGAGCTCATGGGCGGGCTCGATTGGTGGAAACGCGACGGCTACGCGACCGAAGGGACCTCGGTTGAGCGGCCACTTTCAGTCGCAGGAGAGATTACCTGCACTTGCTAA
- a CDS encoding LysR family transcriptional regulator — protein MEIRHLRVVKAIVEEGSIVRAIDKLHLTPSALSHQLREAENQVGAPIFFRINKKLVLTPVGERVLSRAYAILGELDTLQKEVKELIGGEVGRIRLSTECYTSYHWLPAMLRRFNADFPHVEVSINFEATHQPLPKLLSGHIDLAITSDPVPETALEFVELFRDELVAVVPAGHPWTEKPYVTAQDFALVNLIIHSLPLETVTVFQKLLTPAVVSPAKLTVLPLTEASIELVKADMGVVVMAQWALKPYLASPDLRTVRITPEGLWRQQYAARLRNHDYPLYYESFIQFLAQEIQF, from the coding sequence GTGGAAATTCGTCATTTGCGGGTCGTGAAAGCCATTGTGGAGGAAGGCAGCATCGTCAGGGCCATTGATAAGCTACACCTGACCCCGAGTGCGCTAAGCCACCAGTTGCGGGAAGCCGAGAACCAGGTTGGCGCGCCCATCTTTTTCCGCATCAACAAGAAGCTCGTGCTCACGCCGGTGGGCGAAAGGGTGCTGAGTAGGGCCTACGCCATCCTGGGCGAGCTGGACACGCTGCAGAAGGAAGTGAAAGAGCTCATCGGCGGCGAGGTAGGCCGCATTCGCCTGAGCACCGAGTGCTACACCAGCTACCATTGGCTGCCGGCCATGCTGCGGCGCTTCAACGCCGATTTCCCGCACGTGGAAGTCAGCATCAACTTTGAGGCGACGCACCAGCCCCTGCCCAAGCTGCTCAGCGGCCACATCGACCTGGCCATTACCAGCGACCCGGTACCGGAAACGGCCCTGGAGTTCGTGGAGCTGTTTCGGGACGAGTTGGTGGCCGTGGTGCCAGCGGGTCACCCCTGGACCGAGAAGCCCTACGTGACGGCGCAGGACTTTGCGTTGGTGAATCTCATTATTCACTCCCTGCCGTTGGAAACCGTAACCGTGTTCCAAAAGCTGCTGACGCCGGCCGTCGTCTCACCCGCCAAACTCACCGTGCTGCCGCTCACGGAAGCCTCCATTGAACTGGTAAAGGCCGACATGGGGGTGGTCGTCATGGCGCAATGGGCCCTGAAGCCCTACCTCGCCTCGCCGGACTTGCGAACCGTGCGCATCACGCCCGAGGGGTTGTGGCGCCAGCAGTATGCCGCTCGGCTGCGCAATCATGACTACCCCCTGTATTACGAAAGCTTCATTCAATTTCTGGCCCAGGAAATTCAGTTCTGA
- a CDS encoding peroxiredoxin family protein translates to MGHGRFAQRRYEEVGPLYAALSPELKSSRPGRIYGDLVQGLKATTVGQLAPNFTKKTPAGKAVSLADYRGKYVLLAFWNSCASCRTENTDLVNAYQAFKGPKFDMLGVSLDTENNRDRWIKAIADDHLTWTQVADLDGPDREVQQLYGYPDTPQNLLIDPTGKIVAANLHGAELHATLARFIK, encoded by the coding sequence GTGGGACATGGGAGATTTGCCCAGCGCCGATACGAGGAAGTGGGCCCCCTCTACGCCGCCCTCAGTCCCGAACTGAAGAGCAGCCGCCCCGGCCGCATCTACGGCGACTTGGTGCAGGGCCTAAAAGCAACGACTGTGGGCCAGCTTGCACCCAACTTCACCAAGAAAACACCCGCTGGCAAGGCGGTTTCGTTGGCCGATTACCGGGGCAAGTACGTGCTGCTGGCCTTCTGGAACTCGTGCGCCTCCTGCCGTACGGAAAACACGGATCTGGTCAACGCCTACCAAGCTTTCAAAGGCCCCAAATTCGACATGCTGGGTGTGTCGCTCGACACCGAGAACAATCGCGACAGGTGGATTAAAGCCATTGCCGATGACCACTTGACTTGGACCCAGGTAGCGGACCTGGATGGCCCGGACCGGGAAGTGCAACAACTCTACGGCTACCCGGACACGCCGCAGAACCTGCTCATTGACCCCACGGGTAAAATCGTGGCGGCCAATCTGCACGGCGCCGAATTGCACGCCACCCTCGCCCGGTTTATCAAGTGA
- a CDS encoding DUF4369 domain-containing protein, producing the protein MTNSFLALLLLVPGLSLAQKPFTYHISGKIGALNAPNKVYLRSGELLDSATLNNGVFELKGSAVLPTRADLVVQANGYHPNGASTNATSVFLEPTPVVVISKGSLRDATTTITGGPLTTEHQQLYAAVPPNATPQQYAQAYTAFIKTHPTSWVSLMALWDMGDLPSADTRKWAPSTPPSVPN; encoded by the coding sequence ATGACAAATTCTTTCCTCGCCTTATTACTGCTGGTACCAGGCTTGTCTCTGGCCCAAAAGCCTTTTACCTATCACATCAGCGGCAAAATTGGCGCGCTGAATGCGCCCAACAAAGTCTACTTAAGAAGCGGCGAACTGCTCGACTCGGCCACGCTCAACAATGGAGTATTCGAGCTAAAAGGAAGCGCCGTACTGCCCACACGCGCCGACTTGGTGGTGCAGGCCAACGGGTATCATCCGAACGGCGCCTCGACCAACGCCACCAGCGTTTTCTTGGAGCCAACCCCGGTCGTTGTCATCAGCAAAGGCAGCTTGAGAGATGCGACGACGACTATTACCGGTGGCCCCCTCACCACCGAACACCAGCAGCTCTACGCAGCGGTACCGCCCAACGCCACCCCCCAACAGTACGCTCAGGCCTACACCGCCTTTATCAAAACCCACCCCACTTCCTGGGTGAGCCTGATGGCCTTGTGGGACATGGGAGATTTGCCCAGCGCCGATACGAGGAAGTGGGCCCCCTCTACGCCGCCCTCAGTCCCGAACTGA
- a CDS encoding TetR/AcrR family transcriptional regulator: protein MDLQKRSTEELILEAAQAVFLEKGLAGARMQEIADRAGINKALLHYYFRSKEKLSALIIERAIGVILPRVMAVLDTDLELFDKIRLVVDTYLTFVSRNSFLPLFIINEVNRNPQFFFRTVVEKERTHLDKFRRQVEEAVAQGRIHPISPAQLFMNVMSLVIFPFLGKPIIQVGLGLSDEDFKREMAHRRTEVAEFVIRAIRA from the coding sequence ATGGACCTGCAAAAACGCTCCACTGAAGAACTGATTTTGGAAGCTGCGCAAGCTGTGTTTCTGGAAAAGGGCTTGGCCGGAGCACGCATGCAGGAAATTGCCGACCGCGCCGGCATCAACAAAGCCCTGCTACACTACTACTTTCGCAGCAAGGAGAAGCTCTCGGCGCTAATTATTGAGCGGGCCATCGGTGTGATACTGCCGCGCGTGATGGCTGTACTGGACACCGACCTGGAGTTGTTTGACAAAATCCGGCTCGTGGTAGATACCTACCTCACCTTCGTGAGCCGCAACAGCTTCCTGCCCCTATTCATCATCAACGAAGTGAACCGCAACCCGCAGTTTTTCTTCCGGACTGTGGTGGAGAAGGAGCGCACCCACCTCGACAAGTTTCGCCGCCAGGTGGAAGAAGCCGTGGCGCAGGGACGCATTCACCCCATCAGCCCCGCGCAACTGTTCATGAACGTCATGTCACTGGTCATCTTTCCTTTCCTGGGCAAGCCTATTATTCAGGTAGGGTTGGGACTAAGCGACGAGGACTTCAAACGCGAGATGGCCCACCGGCGAACCGAAGTGGCCGAATTTGTTATCCGGGCCATTCGAGCCTGA
- the rfbC gene encoding dTDP-4-dehydrorhamnose 3,5-epimerase, with amino-acid sequence MEIKHHALAGVIEFTPRVFGDPRGAFFESFSARVMEEAGAVGNWVQDNQSSSGVGVLRGLHFQRPPFSQAKLVRVATGRVIDVVVDLRSSSPTYGQHVQVELDSQRCNMLYVPTGFAHGFMALEDHTLFLYKCTDYYNPGSEGGLRWDDPRWASTGASTRRWCRTKTAPCRYSPTSTRLSSKPPCLVIDDRGRGFTRSHRTLEIS; translated from the coding sequence ATGGAAATTAAGCATCACGCTCTGGCCGGTGTAATCGAGTTTACGCCCCGGGTATTCGGTGACCCCCGCGGCGCCTTCTTTGAGTCTTTCAGTGCCCGCGTAATGGAAGAGGCCGGGGCCGTGGGCAACTGGGTGCAGGATAACCAATCGAGTTCGGGAGTGGGGGTGCTGCGCGGCCTGCACTTTCAGCGGCCGCCCTTTAGCCAGGCCAAGCTGGTGCGCGTGGCCACGGGTCGGGTAATAGATGTAGTAGTAGACCTGCGCAGCTCCTCACCCACGTACGGGCAACACGTGCAAGTTGAGCTGGACTCGCAGCGCTGCAATATGCTCTACGTGCCCACCGGCTTTGCCCACGGCTTTATGGCTTTGGAAGACCACACGCTGTTTCTCTACAAGTGCACCGACTACTACAACCCGGGCTCGGAAGGCGGGCTGCGCTGGGACGACCCACGCTGGGCATCGACTGGGGCATCGACGCGCCGCTGGTGTCGGACAAAGACCGCGCCCTGCCGCTATTCGCCGACTTCGACACGCCTTTCGAGTAAGCCACCTTGCCTAGTGATAGACGACAGGGGCCGCGGCTTTACGCGTAGCCACCGTACCCTCGAAATCAGTTGA
- a CDS encoding glycosyltransferase family 4 protein has product MRVAIVINTSWNIWNFRRSLVKALQAAGHEVLAIAPPDAYSERLETELGCRYVPILMENKGTNPVKDAQLTRRFYSIYRREKPDVVLQYTIKPNIYGTLAAKLAGIPSVNNVSGLGTVFIVQNFVSRIALSLYRFAFRFPKRVFFQNDDDRQLFLQHGLVSPDITDLLPGSGVDTNRFQPAAEFVRHEPFTFLMIARVLYEKGVEEYFEAARVVREAMPGTRVQLLGGVDESGNIGVKRAVFEEWLKAGNIEYLGTSDNVAEHIQRADCVVLPSYREGTPKTLLEAAAMGKPIVTTDVPGCRETVVDGVNGLLCEVRSATDLAAKMLQVQRLPGAELQAMGRAGRQLAEQKFDEQIVLNKYLRIVEAVGPKTR; this is encoded by the coding sequence ATGCGCGTTGCCATCGTTATTAATACCTCCTGGAATATCTGGAATTTTCGCCGGAGCCTGGTAAAAGCCCTGCAGGCCGCCGGCCACGAGGTGCTGGCCATTGCTCCGCCCGACGCGTATTCCGAACGGCTGGAAACCGAGCTGGGCTGCCGCTACGTGCCGATTCTGATGGAAAACAAAGGCACCAACCCCGTGAAGGATGCCCAGCTTACGCGCCGTTTCTACAGCATCTACCGCCGCGAAAAGCCCGACGTGGTGCTGCAGTATACTATCAAGCCTAACATCTACGGGACGCTGGCCGCCAAGCTGGCCGGCATTCCGAGCGTAAACAACGTCTCGGGCCTGGGCACGGTGTTTATCGTGCAAAACTTCGTGAGCCGCATTGCGCTCAGCCTCTACCGTTTTGCTTTCCGCTTCCCCAAGCGGGTGTTTTTCCAGAACGACGACGACCGGCAGCTTTTCCTGCAGCACGGCCTGGTTAGCCCCGACATTACCGACCTGCTGCCCGGTTCCGGCGTGGACACCAACCGGTTTCAGCCCGCCGCCGAGTTTGTGCGCCACGAGCCTTTCACTTTCCTGATGATAGCGCGAGTGCTCTACGAAAAAGGGGTGGAGGAATACTTCGAAGCGGCCCGGGTGGTGCGCGAGGCCATGCCCGGCACCCGGGTGCAGCTGCTGGGTGGCGTCGATGAGTCGGGCAATATCGGGGTGAAGCGGGCCGTGTTTGAGGAGTGGCTCAAGGCCGGCAATATTGAGTATCTGGGCACTTCCGACAACGTGGCCGAGCACATTCAGCGGGCCGACTGCGTGGTGCTGCCCTCGTACCGGGAAGGCACGCCCAAAACCCTGCTCGAAGCCGCCGCCATGGGTAAGCCCATCGTGACGACCGACGTGCCCGGCTGCCGCGAAACGGTGGTCGACGGGGTGAATGGCCTGCTGTGCGAAGTGCGCAGCGCCACCGATCTGGCCGCCAAGATGCTGCAGGTGCAGCGCCTGCCCGGCGCCGAGCTGCAGGCCATGGGCCGGGCCGGCCGGCAGCTGGCTGAGCAAAAATTTGATGAGCAAATCGTTCTGAACAAGTATCTACGCATCGTGGAGGCCGTTGGCCCCAAGACCCGCTAG
- a CDS encoding c-type cytochrome has protein sequence MIRFASALSAFLLLTLAAACNSNSNSAPADMAAEPAVAAELPGQALYVQNCAVCHGPDGKLGLNGAHDLTKSNLNATGRVYMVTQGLGKMPSFKNQLSPEQIQQVVDYSLTLK, from the coding sequence ATGATTCGCTTTGCCTCTGCTCTTTCCGCTTTCCTGCTGCTCACCCTGGCTGCGGCCTGCAACTCCAATAGTAATTCGGCTCCCGCAGACATGGCCGCTGAGCCCGCCGTAGCGGCCGAGCTGCCCGGGCAGGCGCTGTACGTGCAGAACTGCGCCGTATGCCACGGTCCCGACGGCAAGCTCGGCCTCAACGGGGCCCACGACCTGACGAAAAGCAACCTGAATGCAACCGGCCGCGTGTATATGGTAACGCAGGGCCTGGGCAAGATGCCTTCCTTCAAAAACCAGCTCAGCCCCGAGCAGATTCAACAGGTTGTTGACTATTCTCTTACCCTGAAATAA
- the hflX gene encoding GTPase HflX: MANKPSSKGRKPGNSTRHPGAVDGVSGRVGRILAKANNEGTYDTALEQETAVLVAVPDKRQPDLQTQEYLDELAFLAETAGAKVTKRFVQRLEKPDIRTFVGEGKLEEIKAYVRHSNASMVIFDDDLSPSQLRNLEAELQVKIVDRSLLIIDIFASRAKSATARTQVELAQYQYLLPRLTGLWTHLSRQRGGGVSQRGPGETEIETDRRVVRDRIALLKDKLKELDKQSNTQRKSRAGLVRVALVGYTNVGKSTIMNLLSRSDVFAENKLFATVDSTVRKVVLENTPFLLSDTVGFIRKLPTRLIESFKSTLDEIREADLLVHVVDISHPSFEDQIAVVNDTLKDIEAADKPMLLVFNKIDRYDTEQEQHHGGFEGMNADEDVEPRPTLEQLQASYMAKMHDPVIFISAQERQNIDELRALLVRHVAVLQEQRYPYQTFESEE; encoded by the coding sequence ATGGCTAATAAACCTTCCTCCAAAGGCCGTAAGCCCGGCAACAGCACCCGCCACCCCGGCGCCGTCGACGGCGTGTCGGGCCGGGTGGGCCGCATCCTGGCCAAAGCCAATAACGAAGGCACCTACGACACAGCCCTGGAGCAGGAAACTGCCGTGCTGGTAGCCGTGCCCGACAAGCGCCAGCCCGACCTGCAAACCCAGGAATACCTCGACGAGCTGGCTTTTCTGGCCGAAACGGCCGGGGCCAAAGTCACCAAACGCTTTGTGCAGCGCCTCGAAAAGCCCGACATCCGCACCTTCGTGGGCGAGGGCAAGCTCGAGGAAATCAAGGCTTACGTGCGCCACAGCAACGCCAGCATGGTCATTTTCGACGATGACCTCTCCCCTTCCCAGCTGCGCAACCTCGAAGCCGAGCTGCAAGTCAAAATCGTGGACCGCAGCCTGCTTATCATTGATATTTTCGCCAGCCGGGCCAAGTCGGCTACGGCCCGCACCCAGGTGGAGCTGGCCCAGTACCAGTACCTGCTGCCCCGTCTCACCGGCCTCTGGACTCACTTGAGCCGGCAGCGTGGAGGGGGCGTAAGTCAGCGCGGACCAGGCGAAACCGAAATTGAAACTGACCGGCGCGTGGTGCGCGACCGGATAGCCCTGCTTAAAGACAAGCTCAAGGAACTCGACAAGCAAAGCAACACCCAGCGCAAGTCGCGGGCGGGTCTGGTGCGCGTGGCTTTGGTAGGCTACACCAACGTGGGCAAAAGCACGATTATGAACCTGCTGAGCCGCTCCGACGTTTTTGCCGAGAACAAGCTTTTCGCCACCGTCGACTCTACGGTGCGCAAGGTGGTGCTCGAAAACACGCCCTTCCTGCTCTCCGACACCGTTGGGTTCATCCGTAAGCTGCCCACCCGCCTGATTGAGAGCTTTAAGAGTACCCTCGACGAAATCCGGGAAGCCGACCTGCTGGTGCACGTGGTGGATATTTCCCACCCCTCGTTTGAGGACCAGATTGCCGTTGTCAACGACACGCTCAAGGACATTGAGGCCGCCGATAAGCCCATGCTGCTGGTCTTCAACAAGATTGACCGCTACGACACCGAGCAGGAACAGCACCACGGCGGCTTCGAGGGCATGAACGCCGACGAAGACGTGGAGCCCCGGCCCACGCTCGAGCAGCTACAGGCCAGTTACATGGCCAAAATGCACGACCCGGTCATTTTTATTTCGGCCCAGGAGCGGCAAAATATTGATGAGCTGCGGGCCCTGCTCGTGCGGCACGTGGCCGTGCTGCAAGAGCAGCGCTACCCGTATCAAACCTTCGAAAGCGAGGAGTAA